Proteins co-encoded in one Flavivirga eckloniae genomic window:
- a CDS encoding toxin-antitoxin system YwqK family antitoxin: MKKVIITLLVLVVYNLGFSQAINQLDENGKRHGIWKKKFKNTDILRYEGAFSHGKEIGVFKFYKNIRKKAVLTASKEFNESDNKANVKFFTERGTLLSEGQMDGKLYIGKWKYYKGGPDKLITVENYNDKGNLEGERIVYYPNGQIAEKKNYLDGKLDGVSIWFSRDNIVLKEFTYANGELHGLAKSYSPKGDLIVEGTYKQGKKHGIWKYYENGKLTEEKDYTYKSKYVKVNNKYVKRSSLKN, from the coding sequence ATGAAAAAAGTAATAATAACGCTTCTTGTTTTAGTTGTTTATAATTTAGGTTTTTCGCAAGCTATAAATCAATTAGATGAAAACGGAAAACGTCATGGCATTTGGAAAAAGAAATTTAAAAACACCGATATATTAAGGTATGAAGGTGCTTTTTCCCATGGTAAGGAAATAGGAGTATTCAAATTTTATAAGAATATTAGAAAGAAAGCCGTATTAACTGCCAGCAAGGAATTTAATGAAAGTGATAATAAAGCTAATGTTAAGTTTTTCACAGAACGCGGGACACTTTTAAGTGAAGGCCAAATGGATGGCAAATTATATATTGGTAAATGGAAATATTACAAAGGAGGTCCGGATAAACTAATAACTGTAGAAAACTATAACGATAAGGGTAATTTAGAGGGGGAGCGCATTGTATATTATCCTAACGGGCAAATAGCTGAAAAGAAAAACTATTTAGATGGAAAGTTAGATGGTGTTTCTATTTGGTTTTCCAGAGATAATATTGTTTTAAAAGAATTCACTTATGCTAACGGAGAACTGCACGGGCTAGCAAAGTCTTATAGTCCTAAAGGGGACTTGATTGTAGAAGGAACATACAAACAAGGAAAGAAGCATGGTATATGGAAGTACTATGAAAATGGAAAACTTACAGAGGAAAAAGATTATACGTATAAATCTAAGTACGTTAAAGTAAATAATAAATATGTAAAAAGAAGCTCCTTAAAAAATTAA
- a CDS encoding DUF922 domain-containing protein produces the protein MSWNESYKLTWSDFKGPPNKNTSAVAVTASGITFGFSVSKTDDRVVGYTSEVHAHFYPEKSWYKKDEADLHVLGHEQLHFNITELHARKFRQRIDQVKVSNSVRSQLKQLHNTINKELSQMQNTYDSETNYSRNVEAQAKWEAYIAVELKKLSKYKSVD, from the coding sequence ATGTCTTGGAATGAATCGTATAAGCTAACTTGGTCGGATTTTAAAGGGCCACCAAATAAAAACACAAGTGCTGTAGCTGTAACGGCATCTGGTATTACGTTTGGATTTTCCGTAAGTAAAACAGACGATCGGGTAGTGGGCTATACCTCCGAAGTACATGCTCATTTTTATCCAGAAAAATCATGGTATAAAAAGGATGAGGCCGATTTACATGTTTTAGGACACGAACAACTGCATTTTAATATTACCGAATTACATGCGCGTAAGTTTAGACAACGTATAGATCAAGTTAAAGTATCTAACAGTGTACGCAGTCAATTAAAACAACTTCACAATACCATTAATAAAGAGCTTTCACAGATGCAAAATACGTATGATTCGGAAACCAATTATTCCAGAAATGTTGAGGCTCAAGCAAAATGGGAAGCTTATATTGCTGTTGAATTAAAGAAACTATCCAAATACAAATCGGTAGATTAA
- the yidC gene encoding membrane protein insertase YidC: MEEKKLDINSIIGFLLIFGILMYMLWQNQPTPEELEAQEKAKQEQVEAEKKASEQNQTKVTTAEDFTPGEVTDSLQLVKLQNKLGAFAYSAAKASDKETLVESDLLALKFNNKGGYLSEVKLKAFVDFKESPIYLVKDNNASFNINFGTTDSRILNTKDLYFEPTITKNEGNTIVSMKLKVSESKFLEYRYELKDGDYMMGFTIRSQGLSDVINSSQEVNLDWNLKGYRHAKSISYENRYTDIHYEYDEGKDDYTGMSDTEETVENVTWIGYKQHFFSSILLTDAPFKSTKLASKNLVEDEAIDTVYTKDFASKIPLELKGGELNHNLNWYYGPSDFKILNAYDRNLDELVPLGWGIFGWINRYIFMPLFSFLGSFMPYGIAIVVMTILVKILLSFVQYKQFLSQAKMKILKPELDAIREKYKDNKMKAQQETMALQTKAGASPLSGCLPALIQLPVFYALFQFFPSAFDLRQKSFLWAEDLSSYDSVLTWDVNIPLISTFYGNHMSLFPILASIAIFFYMRLTTGQQVNTQPQQEGMPDMGKMMKYMMYFSPIMMLFFFNNYASGLSLYYFISNVISIGIILVIKNYILDEDKIHAQIQEKKKKPKKQNRFQAKMQEMMEQAEKQKQAQQKRKK, from the coding sequence ATGGAAGAAAAAAAATTAGATATTAATTCGATTATAGGGTTTTTACTTATTTTCGGAATATTAATGTACATGCTTTGGCAAAATCAGCCAACTCCAGAAGAGCTAGAAGCTCAGGAAAAAGCAAAACAAGAACAGGTTGAGGCAGAGAAAAAAGCTTCAGAACAAAATCAAACAAAAGTAACCACCGCAGAGGATTTTACACCCGGAGAGGTTACAGATTCACTTCAATTAGTCAAATTACAAAACAAACTTGGGGCATTTGCATACTCGGCAGCAAAAGCTTCAGATAAAGAAACTCTGGTTGAAAGTGATTTATTGGCACTGAAATTTAATAATAAAGGGGGATATCTTTCTGAAGTAAAACTAAAAGCCTTTGTAGATTTTAAAGAGTCTCCTATTTATTTGGTAAAGGATAATAACGCATCTTTTAATATTAATTTCGGAACCACAGACAGTAGAATATTAAATACCAAGGATTTATACTTTGAGCCTACCATAACTAAAAATGAAGGTAACACTATTGTTTCTATGAAACTTAAGGTGTCCGAAAGTAAGTTTTTGGAATACCGTTATGAGTTAAAAGATGGTGATTACATGATGGGATTCACCATTCGCTCTCAAGGTTTAAGTGATGTTATTAACAGTTCTCAGGAAGTAAATCTAGATTGGAACCTAAAAGGGTATCGTCATGCCAAAAGTATTTCGTACGAAAACCGTTATACTGATATTCATTATGAATATGATGAAGGAAAAGATGATTACACCGGTATGAGTGATACTGAAGAAACTGTAGAAAATGTAACCTGGATAGGATATAAGCAGCACTTTTTCTCTTCTATTTTATTAACAGATGCGCCTTTTAAAAGTACGAAGTTAGCTTCGAAAAACTTGGTTGAAGATGAAGCGATAGATACTGTGTATACTAAAGATTTTGCTTCAAAAATTCCTTTAGAATTAAAAGGAGGCGAGCTTAATCATAACTTAAATTGGTATTACGGACCAAGTGATTTTAAAATTTTAAATGCTTACGATAGAAATCTAGATGAATTGGTACCTCTAGGCTGGGGGATTTTTGGATGGATTAACCGTTACATTTTTATGCCGCTATTTAGCTTTTTAGGAAGCTTCATGCCTTATGGTATTGCTATTGTAGTCATGACTATTTTAGTTAAAATATTATTGTCGTTTGTACAGTACAAGCAATTCTTGTCTCAGGCGAAAATGAAAATACTTAAGCCGGAGTTAGATGCTATTCGTGAGAAGTATAAAGACAATAAAATGAAAGCGCAACAGGAAACTATGGCATTACAGACCAAAGCAGGGGCCAGTCCGCTGTCAGGTTGTTTGCCGGCATTAATACAGTTACCCGTATTTTATGCCTTGTTCCAGTTTTTCCCATCTGCGTTCGATTTAAGACAAAAGAGTTTCCTATGGGCAGAAGATTTATCATCGTATGATTCTGTCTTAACTTGGGATGTTAATATTCCTTTGATATCTACTTTTTATGGGAACCATATGAGTCTATTCCCAATATTAGCATCCATTGCTATTTTCTTTTACATGCGTTTGACTACTGGGCAACAGGTAAATACACAGCCACAGCAGGAAGGTATGCCAGATATGGGTAAAATGATGAAGTATATGATGTACTTCTCGCCAATCATGATGTTGTTCTTCTTTAATAACTATGCATCAGGATTGAGTTTGTACTACTTTATATCTAACGTAATTAGTATCGGAATTATATTAGTTATTAAGAATTATATTCTTGATGAAGATAAAATTCATGCTCAAATTCAAGAGAAAAAGAAGAAACCTAAAAAACAAAATAGATTCCAAGCTAAGATGCAGGAGATGATGGAGCAGGCAGAAAAACAAAAGCAGGCACAGCAAAAAAGAAAAAAGTAA
- a CDS encoding LysM peptidoglycan-binding domain-containing protein: MNKFFFVLCLVLVFSFSTVQAQNYSTHKVKEGETIESIAEKYLVKPSDIYALNPDAKKELRINSVLIIPKSKAAEPPKITVIRELDGFKKHRTKKRQTLFSLSQQYNISIEDIKKHNKFLYAEPLRKGDKLRIPIYKEIEVEEEDKLTKEYTVLPKEGKWRIAYKFGITVAELEELNPDMGEVLQEGQILKVPNIGDEEEAQVDETYSYYKVLPKEGFYRLKIKLGLEQEELEALNPILKEGGLKAGMILKVPYSNYADGTTGLGLERINLVDSIIDFNTKHIAIMLPFRLNRVDFDSLPDARKSIEKDPYLDASLDFHSGVLMAVDSLKTLGISLKVDVYDTKNELSRVKDIIKENDFENIDAVIGPLTPGNFEEAASELRKFNTPIISPIGTKLKLYDNVFQSRPSNDLLKTRVVNFVKSDTLLSNIIVISDAKHKEVSDDIKREFNRAKQIQSRKDKEDKDMYFVTRDDIQSELKPGKNIVFLETQDAGFVSSVTSILAASIQKENVLEGKEAIDIVLVTTNSNSAFEGDEVDNTHLSDLQFHFATMSRTYNENDNNAFVKKYADVYNVTPNNRAVKGFDLTMDVVLRLVSAENLYMSVKKAPLTEYVENKFAYKKKLFGGYYNNTVYLVKYDDLTIVEVKQ; the protein is encoded by the coding sequence ATGAACAAATTCTTTTTCGTTTTATGTCTAGTACTAGTATTTAGTTTTAGTACAGTTCAGGCCCAAAATTATAGCACTCATAAAGTGAAGGAAGGAGAAACAATTGAAAGTATTGCTGAAAAATACTTAGTAAAGCCTTCAGATATTTATGCTCTAAATCCAGATGCTAAAAAGGAGTTGAGAATTAATTCAGTTTTAATCATTCCCAAATCAAAAGCAGCAGAACCTCCTAAAATAACTGTGATTAGAGAATTAGATGGGTTTAAAAAACATAGAACTAAAAAAAGACAAACGCTTTTCAGCTTATCACAGCAATATAATATTAGCATAGAGGATATTAAAAAGCATAACAAGTTTTTGTATGCAGAACCTCTACGAAAAGGAGATAAGCTTCGAATTCCAATATATAAGGAAATCGAAGTTGAAGAAGAAGATAAACTTACAAAAGAGTATACCGTACTTCCAAAAGAAGGCAAATGGCGCATAGCTTATAAATTTGGTATAACAGTTGCCGAACTCGAAGAACTTAACCCAGATATGGGAGAGGTGTTGCAAGAGGGGCAAATACTAAAGGTGCCAAATATTGGAGATGAAGAAGAAGCACAAGTAGATGAAACGTATAGTTATTACAAAGTATTACCAAAAGAAGGATTTTACAGGTTAAAGATTAAATTAGGATTAGAACAGGAAGAGCTGGAAGCCTTAAACCCTATTTTAAAAGAGGGCGGACTAAAGGCAGGTATGATATTAAAAGTACCTTATTCTAATTACGCAGATGGTACTACAGGATTAGGTTTGGAAAGAATCAATTTGGTTGATAGTATTATCGATTTTAATACAAAACACATAGCAATTATGCTGCCTTTTAGGCTTAATCGTGTTGATTTCGATTCTTTACCAGATGCCAGAAAAAGTATTGAAAAAGATCCGTATTTAGATGCGTCGTTAGATTTTCATTCGGGTGTTTTAATGGCCGTAGATTCTTTAAAAACCTTAGGTATTTCTTTAAAAGTAGATGTATACGATACTAAAAATGAACTAAGTCGCGTAAAGGATATCATTAAAGAAAATGACTTCGAAAATATAGATGCTGTTATAGGACCGTTAACCCCAGGTAATTTTGAAGAAGCTGCCTCGGAATTACGAAAGTTTAATACGCCTATTATATCTCCTATTGGAACAAAATTAAAGTTGTACGACAATGTGTTTCAATCCAGACCATCTAACGATTTGTTAAAAACCAGAGTTGTAAATTTTGTAAAATCAGATACCTTGCTCAGTAATATTATTGTTATTTCTGATGCTAAGCATAAAGAGGTTTCAGATGATATAAAGCGAGAGTTTAACCGAGCAAAACAAATACAATCCAGAAAGGATAAAGAGGACAAGGATATGTATTTTGTTACGAGAGATGATATACAAAGTGAGTTAAAGCCAGGTAAAAATATTGTGTTTTTAGAAACGCAAGATGCAGGCTTTGTTTCTAGTGTGACGAGTATTTTGGCGGCATCAATTCAAAAGGAAAACGTCCTTGAAGGAAAAGAAGCCATAGATATTGTATTGGTTACTACCAATAGTAATTCGGCTTTTGAAGGGGATGAAGTAGACAATACGCATTTATCTGATTTACAATTTCATTTTGCTACCATGTCTAGGACTTATAACGAAAACGACAATAATGCCTTTGTGAAAAAATATGCCGACGTTTACAATGTTACGCCTAACAATAGAGCGGTTAAAGGTTTCGACTTAACTATGGATGTTGTGCTGCGTTTAGTATCTGCAGAAAACCTTTATATGTCTGTTAAAAAGGCACCACTTACCGAATACGTAGAAAATAAGTTTGCCTACAAAAAGAAACTTTTTGGTGGTTATTATAATAACACGGTGTATTTGGTGAAGTATGACGATTTAACCATCGTTGAGGTTAAACAATAA
- a CDS encoding CTP synthase gives MTTTKYIFVTGGVTSSLGKGIIAASLAKLLQAQGYRVTIQKLDPYINVDPGTLNPYEHGECYVTEDGAETDLDLGHYERFLNVPTSQANNVTTGRIYQSVIQKERRGEFLGKTVQVVPHITNEIKRRVQLLGKSGDYDIVITEIGGTVGDIESLPYVEAVRQLRWDLGKDNAIVIHLTLVPFLSAAGELKTKPTQHSVKTLMESGVQADILVCRTEHNLPKDLRRKLALFCNVREEAVIQSIDASTIYDVPNLMLKEGLDKVVLEQLNLESSTPDITKWNSFVHRHKNPKTDVTIGLIGKYVELQDSYKSILEAFIHAGAENEVKVKIESIHSEYLNEDNIKLKLGHLDGVLVAPGFGERGIEGKITAVKFVRENNIPFLGICLGMQMAVIEFARNVLGLEDANSTEMEAGSKNPVIDLMEEQKTITDKGGTMRLGAWACDLKKGSIVHDIYKSDSIKERHRHRYEFNGTYKEQMETAGMIATGLNPDTGLVEIVEITEHPWFVGVQYHPEYKSTVANPHPLFVAFVKAALNHKKNHKGVSMAQN, from the coding sequence ATGACAACTACAAAATACATTTTTGTAACCGGAGGGGTTACATCGTCTTTAGGAAAAGGCATTATAGCAGCATCGCTTGCTAAATTATTACAGGCTCAAGGTTATCGAGTTACCATTCAGAAATTAGATCCATATATAAACGTAGACCCGGGAACATTAAACCCATACGAACATGGGGAATGCTATGTAACAGAAGATGGTGCTGAAACGGATTTAGATCTAGGGCACTACGAGCGCTTTTTAAACGTACCTACAAGCCAGGCTAATAATGTAACAACAGGACGTATTTACCAAAGCGTTATTCAAAAAGAGCGTCGTGGTGAGTTTTTAGGAAAAACAGTGCAGGTTGTTCCGCATATTACTAACGAAATAAAACGTCGTGTTCAACTTTTAGGGAAGTCGGGCGATTATGATATTGTCATTACCGAAATAGGAGGAACCGTTGGTGATATTGAGTCGTTACCATATGTAGAGGCCGTACGTCAACTTCGTTGGGATTTAGGTAAAGATAATGCCATAGTTATTCATTTAACATTAGTACCATTTTTATCGGCAGCAGGTGAGTTAAAAACAAAACCAACCCAGCATAGTGTTAAAACACTTATGGAGAGTGGAGTGCAAGCAGACATTTTAGTTTGTAGAACAGAGCATAATTTACCAAAAGATTTACGCCGAAAATTGGCCTTATTCTGTAATGTTAGAGAAGAAGCCGTTATTCAATCTATCGATGCTTCAACAATTTACGATGTGCCTAATTTAATGTTAAAAGAAGGTTTAGATAAGGTTGTTTTAGAGCAATTAAATTTAGAAAGCTCTACACCAGATATTACCAAATGGAATAGTTTTGTACATCGTCATAAAAATCCAAAGACGGATGTAACTATTGGATTAATTGGGAAATATGTAGAATTACAAGATTCTTATAAATCCATTCTAGAAGCCTTTATTCATGCAGGTGCTGAGAATGAGGTTAAAGTAAAAATAGAATCTATTCATTCCGAATATTTAAATGAAGATAATATTAAACTAAAACTAGGTCATTTAGATGGCGTTTTAGTTGCTCCCGGTTTTGGAGAGCGTGGTATAGAAGGAAAAATTACAGCAGTGAAGTTTGTTAGAGAAAATAACATTCCGTTCTTAGGAATTTGTTTAGGGATGCAAATGGCAGTTATTGAATTTGCTCGAAATGTTTTAGGTTTAGAAGATGCCAACTCAACAGAAATGGAAGCTGGTTCTAAAAACCCTGTAATAGATTTAATGGAAGAACAAAAAACCATTACAGATAAAGGAGGAACTATGCGTTTAGGAGCATGGGCTTGCGATTTGAAAAAAGGAAGTATTGTTCACGATATTTATAAAAGCGATTCAATAAAAGAACGTCACAGACACCGTTACGAATTTAATGGTACTTATAAAGAACAAATGGAAACAGCGGGTATGATTGCCACAGGATTAAACCCGGATACAGGTTTGGTTGAAATTGTGGAAATTACTGAACACCCTTGGTTTGTAGGCGTACAATATCATCCAGAATATAAAAGTACCGTTGCTAATCCGCATCCATTGTTTGTGGCATTTGTTAAAGCAGCTTTAAATCATAAAAAGAATCATAAAGGTGTCAGTATGGCACAAAATTAA
- a CDS encoding pyridoxal phosphate-dependent decarboxylase family protein gives MHKIDIELVEMTMDVMKYAIDRISATKSKIGKPKSEAKLKELVGETITDKGIGGEYAFNLWKKHLMKANVPIDHPRHLAFVPASPTRASIMFDLVTSASSIHGAYWMEGAGGIFCENEAMKWIVSLTGLPEGAFGVFTSGGTAANLSAMVTAREHWRENDVFKREKGLIITSIGAHSSIKAMAKVIDVDVLLVDTEERLLGIELEKTIKGLTESQRKRLFSVVATGGTTNAGIIDDLEGIANICKKENLWFHVDAAYGGGALAADSVKHLFNGIEKADSITIDPHKWMFSPYDCGAVIYKNPELAKKAHAQEGSYLDIFKDEGADGFNPTDYQIQLTRRVRGLPLWFSLATHGTDRYKEAVERGIELAQMAGKMITESPYLELVREPSLSCVLYRRIGWKPEDYTKWTYKNHREGFALVTPTKWRTGDSYETVSRFCFINPDTTGKDIEMILDSME, from the coding sequence ATGCATAAGATAGATATTGAATTGGTTGAAATGACAATGGACGTCATGAAGTATGCTATAGATAGAATTTCTGCAACCAAAAGTAAGATAGGAAAACCCAAAAGCGAAGCTAAACTTAAAGAGCTCGTAGGAGAAACAATCACAGACAAAGGTATTGGCGGAGAGTATGCTTTTAATTTATGGAAAAAGCACTTGATGAAAGCAAATGTACCAATAGATCATCCTAGGCATTTGGCTTTTGTTCCCGCATCACCAACCAGAGCATCAATTATGTTCGATTTGGTAACGTCGGCTTCTAGTATTCATGGTGCTTATTGGATGGAGGGTGCTGGTGGTATTTTTTGCGAAAATGAGGCCATGAAATGGATTGTATCGTTAACAGGATTACCAGAAGGTGCATTTGGAGTTTTTACCAGTGGTGGTACGGCGGCCAATCTTTCTGCAATGGTTACGGCTAGAGAACACTGGAGGGAAAACGATGTTTTTAAAAGGGAAAAAGGACTTATAATTACCTCTATAGGGGCACACTCTTCAATTAAAGCTATGGCTAAGGTTATTGATGTGGATGTGTTGTTGGTAGATACAGAGGAAAGGTTGCTAGGAATAGAATTGGAAAAAACGATTAAAGGTTTAACCGAGAGTCAGCGTAAACGATTATTCTCTGTGGTAGCAACTGGTGGTACAACGAATGCCGGTATTATTGATGATTTAGAAGGTATAGCCAATATTTGTAAAAAAGAAAACTTATGGTTTCATGTTGATGCTGCTTACGGTGGTGGTGCTTTAGCTGCCGATTCTGTTAAACATTTATTTAATGGTATAGAAAAAGCAGACAGTATTACGATCGACCCGCATAAGTGGATGTTTTCGCCTTACGATTGTGGCGCCGTTATTTATAAAAACCCGGAATTGGCTAAAAAGGCACATGCTCAAGAAGGGTCGTATCTCGATATTTTTAAGGACGAAGGAGCCGATGGTTTCAATCCAACCGACTACCAAATACAATTAACACGCCGGGTAAGAGGTTTGCCTTTATGGTTTTCGTTGGCAACTCACGGAACAGATAGGTACAAAGAGGCTGTAGAACGTGGTATAGAACTGGCTCAAATGGCCGGGAAAATGATAACGGAAAGTCCTTATTTGGAACTGGTTAGAGAACCAAGTTTGTCTTGCGTACTGTATAGAAGAATAGGTTGGAAACCAGAAGATTATACCAAGTGGACTTATAAAAACCACAGAGAAGGTTTTGCGTTGGTAACTCCCACAAAATGGAGAACAGGGGATAGTTATGAGACCGTTTCGAGGTTCTGCTTTATTAATCCTGATACGACTGGGAAAGATATCGAGATGATTTTGGATTCTATGGAATAA
- the guaA gene encoding glutamine-hydrolyzing GMP synthase has protein sequence MQHDKVLILDFGSQYTQLIARRVRELNIYSEIHPFNKIPANLEEYKAVILSGSPYSVRGEEALHPDLSQIRGEKPLLAVCYGAQYLAHFSGGEVAPSNTREYGRANLSFIKTGEQFFENVEQGSQVWMSHSDTIKLLPTGGSLIASTHDVENAAFKIEGELTYAIQFHPEVYHSTDGKQILENFLVKIAGLNQDWTPDSFVEETVEAIQEKVGNGKVVLGLSGGVDSTVAAVLLNKAIGKNLYCIFVNNGLLRKNEFEKVLNQYEGMGLNVKGVDASQRFLDALAGIEDPEQKRKAIGNAFIEVFDDEAHKLEDVKWLAQGTIYPDVIESVSANGGPSATIKSHHNVGGLPDFMKLKIVEPLRAIFKDEVRRVGATLGIDPELLGRHPFPGPGLGIRILGDITAEKVRILQEVDAIFINGLKEWNLYDKVWQAGAMLLPVNSVGVMGDERTYEKCVALRAVESTDGMTADWVNLPYEFLQKTSNDIINKVKGVNRVVYDISSKPPATIEWE, from the coding sequence ATGCAACATGACAAGGTACTAATTTTAGACTTCGGATCGCAATATACACAGCTTATTGCCCGTCGAGTTAGGGAACTCAACATTTATTCCGAAATACATCCATTTAACAAGATTCCAGCAAATTTAGAGGAGTATAAAGCCGTTATACTTTCCGGTAGCCCGTATTCTGTAAGAGGAGAGGAAGCGTTACATCCGGATTTATCTCAAATACGTGGTGAAAAACCCCTTTTAGCAGTATGTTATGGGGCACAGTATTTGGCACATTTTTCTGGTGGAGAAGTAGCTCCTTCAAACACTAGGGAATATGGTCGTGCTAATCTATCGTTCATTAAAACCGGCGAACAATTTTTTGAAAATGTAGAACAAGGCAGTCAGGTTTGGATGAGTCATAGCGATACCATTAAACTATTGCCAACAGGAGGAAGTTTGATAGCTAGTACGCATGATGTTGAAAATGCAGCATTTAAAATTGAAGGCGAATTAACTTATGCCATTCAGTTTCACCCGGAGGTATATCATTCAACCGACGGAAAACAAATTTTAGAAAACTTTTTAGTAAAAATAGCTGGTCTTAATCAAGACTGGACGCCAGATTCTTTTGTTGAAGAAACAGTTGAAGCTATTCAGGAAAAAGTAGGAAACGGTAAAGTTGTATTGGGACTTTCTGGAGGTGTAGATTCTACAGTAGCAGCAGTTTTATTAAATAAAGCTATTGGTAAAAATCTGTATTGCATCTTTGTAAACAATGGTTTGCTTCGTAAAAATGAATTCGAAAAAGTTTTAAACCAGTACGAAGGTATGGGGCTTAACGTAAAAGGTGTTGATGCTTCGCAACGTTTTCTGGATGCTTTAGCAGGAATAGAAGATCCAGAGCAAAAACGTAAAGCTATTGGAAATGCCTTTATTGAAGTATTTGATGACGAGGCTCATAAATTAGAAGATGTAAAATGGTTGGCCCAGGGTACTATTTATCCAGATGTTATTGAAAGTGTTTCGGCAAATGGCGGACCTTCTGCAACCATAAAGAGTCATCATAATGTTGGGGGATTACCAGATTTTATGAAGCTTAAAATAGTAGAGCCTTTAAGAGCTATCTTTAAAGATGAAGTTAGACGTGTAGGTGCTACTTTGGGAATAGATCCGGAACTTTTAGGACGTCATCCATTTCCAGGACCAGGGCTTGGAATTCGTATTTTAGGCGATATAACAGCAGAAAAAGTTCGTATTTTACAAGAGGTTGATGCTATTTTTATTAATGGTTTAAAGGAATGGAACCTGTACGACAAAGTTTGGCAGGCTGGTGCTATGTTGCTTCCTGTAAATAGTGTTGGTGTTATGGGAGACGAACGTACATACGAAAAATGTGTAGCATTAAGAGCTGTAGAAAGTACGGATGGCATGACGGCAGATTGGGTAAATTTACCTTATGAGTTTCTACAAAAAACATCAAACGATATAATAAATAAGGTAAAAGGCGTTAATAGAGTAGTTTACGATATTAGCTCGAAACCACCAGCGACCATTGAGTGGGAATAA
- a CDS encoding DUF3820 family protein produces the protein MLPDKQFLIDLAHTKMPYGKYKDRYLIDLPEHYVVWYHSKGFPKGKLGDMLTQVYDLKMNGLEDLIRNIQRQYPK, from the coding sequence ATGCTTCCAGACAAACAATTCCTTATAGATTTAGCGCATACTAAAATGCCTTATGGTAAATACAAAGATCGCTATTTAATAGATTTACCCGAGCATTATGTGGTTTGGTATCATAGCAAAGGATTTCCTAAAGGAAAATTAGGTGATATGCTCACTCAAGTTTACGATTTAAAAATGAATGGACTGGAGGACTTGATTCGGAATATTCAGAGGCAGTATCCTAAGTAG